agtgtttcaaaaaaaaaaaaacacctaaaccaaaaaaatgtaaaagaaataaaaatattcccACTAAAGAGACCCACAGATCGTGCTTGCTTCACCGGCTCGAACAAGAGAGAAGATCTCTCACAAGTAGGAGGAGAGACGATAACTAGGGTTTAGGAGAGGGGCGAAGACTAAAATTTACAATGGCGGAGGATCTGGTTCTCGATACGGCGATTAGAGATTGGGTTCTGATCCCTCTCTCCGTCGTGATGGTTCTCATCGGTATCCTCCGGTACTTCGTCTCCAAGCTCATGCGTTCTTCTCCATCTCCCGATGCTAAGATTGTCAAAGAAGGGTCCGTTTCACCTAGTTATCTgcacgatgatgatgatgatctatGTGTTGTTTTCGTGTGCTGATtcgatttttgttttgtttttttaggcAAGTTATTATCAGAGCTCGGAATCTAAAAGCCGGTGCAAATTTCATCCCGTTGAGATCGTTCCGCACTCGTAGACTCTACTTTAGCAACGAGGTATGCTTCTTCTGTAAGTTGTGTGATTCTTTAGAGCTTAATGTTGTTGTGGGTACGTACATAGCCTTCTTTGATTCTCACAACTTGTGTGATTCTTTAGAAATCTGTTACCTTTATGTATTAGCTGCACGAAACTTGGTACGAGTAAGGGTTTCAGTTGCCTATTGTTACTCTTTAGTTATCTCTCTGTTTGTCAAAAACTAGCTGAATTCTCTTTTGCGCGCTCACTGAAGAGATGCCAATGGATAAAGTGTTATCATTGGTGTACAAATCTGTTACCTTTATGTATTACCAAGGTAGGTTGTAGTTGATTATTAGCTGCGCGAAATCTGGCACGAGGAAGAGTTTTAGTTGCCTGTTGTCTCTCTTTAGTTACCTCTTTTGTTTGCTTGAGGGAAAATAAGGGTGATCTATCAGATGCACAGTTGCAGTTTAATGTATTTAGTTAGTTCCCGTCTTTTGGACGTGTAATGCTGAGAAAATATATGTGTTGATTGGTGCAGGAGAATGGTTTGCTACATGTTCCCAAGGGCCAAGGCACAAACCCTCAAGCTCAGATGTTTTCTGATCCTAACATGGCCATGGATATGATGAAGAAAAACCTTTCCATGATTATTCCCCAGGTTGGTTGGTTGagtttttaaagttttcattttttctctttGCGTTCTTTGTAATGTTTGAAACTGCTTTTACTTGCCATTCTGCAGACGCTCACTTTTGCATGGgtcaacttcttcttctctggATTTGTTGCAGGTCTTGTTTCCTATTGAAATTTGATACATACCTTGCTGTTTCACTCTTGTTGATGCATCTGAGTCGTCTTTGTTTATATTACAGCCAAAATACCATTCCCACTGACCCAGAGGTTCAGGTCAATGTTACAGAATGGCATCGACTTGAGCACTGTCGATGTTAGCTATGTGAGTAGTCGTTCGTGGTAAGTACCCTAGTTACTTGAAC
This genomic stretch from Brassica napus cultivar Da-Ae chromosome C9, Da-Ae, whole genome shotgun sequence harbors:
- the LOC106381582 gene encoding ER membrane protein complex subunit 3, whose translation is MAEDLVLDTAIRDWVLIPLSVVMVLIGILRYFVSKLMRSSPSPDAKIVKEGQVIIRARNLKAGANFIPLRSFRTRRLYFSNEENGLLHVPKGQGTNPQAQMFSDPNMAMDMMKKNLSMIIPQTLTFAWVNFFFSGFVAAKIPFPLTQRFRSMLQNGIDLSTVDVSYVSSRSWYFLNLFGLRGLFSLILGDENAIDDTQRMMQMGGFGFDASKSLGAEKDGLDIIQHDWALPRFEQRAESVLRKLVK